One Thunnus albacares chromosome 12, fThuAlb1.1, whole genome shotgun sequence genomic region harbors:
- the exoc3 gene encoding exocyst complex component 3 — MEETSREAVATAVQRVAGMLQRSDQLDKVEQYRRREARKKASVEARLKAAIQSQLDGVRTGLTQLHSALLDVKDIQSSLADVSKDWRQSINTIENLKDVKDAVVQHSQLASAVENLKNIFSVPEIVAETQQLIEQAELLQAHRKLMELECSRDDLMYEQYRMDSKNTSDMNLISIYFEDVQGLSDELAKQLWMVLQRSMVTVRRDPTMLVSVVRIIEREEKIDRRMVDRKKQTGFIPPGRPKRWKDKMFEVLEGTVSTRIEGTQAVTREADKMWLVRLLEITRKYVLDDLIVVKNLMVQCFPPHYNTFNRFFSLYHNAVSTRVKELASEDLEANEIVSMLTWVLNTYKSEEMMGHPELRLECDINQLEPLLPQDVVDDLLSKYVQTFTSNITGWLRKALETDKKDWQKETEPEADQDGYYQTTLPAIVFQMFEQNLQVAAQIDGDFKEQVLKLCLKQMNTFLHRYKEEAVTYKEEHLRDRQLPQCYVQYMIAIINNCQTFKESINSLKRKYSQSSEPTEIDTAIAKTLNEVAKEGCQFLLDEVFLDLEHHLNELLTRKWLTGSHAVDTICVTVEDYFNDFNKIKKPFNQEMTSEALRRVVVEYIKAVMQKRITFKNADERREGAERMIKEADQFKFLFRKLAAGEDTDRLCGAIAATAEVFKLTDPTLLFLEVTTLVSKYPDIREEHIQALLAVRGDASREMRQMIIGTLSENKVSYSGVTQPIFKDITVPTITMTTMTTMTSMATAKLLK, encoded by the exons ATGGAGGAGACAAGTCGAGAGGCGGTCGCCACAGCAGTGCAGCGTGTGGCAGGAATGCTACAGAGATCGGACCAGCTAGACAAAGTGGAGCAATACAGAAGAAGAGAGGCCAGAAAGAAGGCCTCTGTGGAGGCCCGGCTGAAG GCAGCCATCCAGTCCCAGCTGGATGGTGTCCGTACTGGACTGACCCAGCTGCACAGTGCCCTGCTGGACGTCAAAGACATCCAGAGCTCACTAGCTGATGTGAGtaaagactggaggcagagCATCAACACCATAGAGAACCTGAAAGATGTCAAGGATGCCGTGGTTCAACACAGTCAGCTGGCCTCTGCTGTGGAAAACCTTAAGAACATCTTCTCAG TCCCAGAGATCGTAGCAGAGACCCAGCAGCTGATAGAGCAGGCAGAGCTGCTGCAGGCCCACAGGAAGCTGATGGAGCTGGAGTGTTCCCGGGATGACCTCATGTATGAGCAGTACCGTATGGACAGCAAGAACACCAGTGACATGAACCTTATCTCCATCTACTTTGAAGAT GTTCAGGGGTTGTCAGATGAGCTGGCCAAACAGTTATGGATGGTACTGCAAAGGTCCATGGTAACAGTTCGTCGTGACCCCACCATGCTGGTTTCAGTGGTTCGTATCATTGAGCGCGAGGAGAAGATTGATCGGCGCATGGTTGACCGTAAGAAGCAGACTGGGTTCATCCCACCAGGGCGACCCAAACGATGGAAGGACAAAATGTTCGAG GTGTTGGAGGGTACGGTCAGCACCCGCATTGAGGGCACCCAGGCAGTGACGAGGGAGGCTGATAAAATGTGGCTGGTTCGTCTTCTGGAAATAACCAGGAAATATGTTCTGGATGACCTCATCGTTGTCAAGAACCTCATGGTTCAGTGCTTCCCCCCTCACTACAACACCTTCAACAG gttTTTCAGTCTCTACCACAATGCTGTGTCCACTCGTGTCAAAGAACTGGCCTCTGAGGACTTGGAGGCTAATGAGATTGTGTCCATGCTAACCTGGGTCCTCAACACATATAAGag TGAGGAGATGATGGGCCATCCAGAGCTTCGTTTAGAGTGTGACATCAACCAGCTGGAGCCTCTGCTGCCTCAGGATGTGGTGGATGACCTCCTCAGCAAATATGTCCAGACTTTCACA TCTAATATAACAGGCTGGCTGAGGAAGGCCCTGGAAACAGACAAGAAGGACtggcagaaagaaacagagcCTGAGGCTGACCAGGACGGATACTACCAGACCACACTGCCCGCCATTGTCTTTCAG ATGTTTGAACAGAACCTGCAAGTCGCTGCACAGATCGACGGGGATTTCAAAGAGCAGGTTCTGAAGCTCTGCCTGAAACAGATGAACACATTCCTCCACAG GTACAAAGAGGAGGCAGTGACCTACAAAGAGGAGCACCTGAGAGACCGGCAGCTGCCTCAGTGTTATGTGCAGTACATGATAGCCATCATTAACAACTGCCAGACATTCAA AGAGTCCATCAACAGTCTGAAGAGGAAGTACTCTCAGTCTTCAGAGCCCACTGAAATTGACACTGCCATAGCAAAGACACTCAATGAGGTGGCCAAAGAGGGATGTCAGTTCCTATTGGATGAAGTCTTCCTAGACCTTGAA CATCACCTGAATGAACTGCTGACCAGGAAGTGGCTAACTGGCTCTCATGCTGTGGACACCATCTGTGTGACAGTGGAGGACTACTTCAATGACTTCAACAAGATTAAAAAACCCTTCAACCAG GAGATGACAAGTGAGGCCCTGCGCAGAGTGGTAGTGGAGTACATCAAAGCAGTGATGCAGAAGAGGATCACCTTTAAGAACGCTgatgagaggagggaaggagctGAGAGGATGATCAAAGAGGCCGATCAGTTCAAGTTTCTCTTCAGAAAACTGGCTGCT GGTGAAGACACAGACCGTCTTTGTGGTGCCATCGCTGCCACCGCTGAAGTCTTCAAACTGACTGACCCAACTCTGCTGTTCCTGGAGGTCACCACTCTGGTGTCTAAATACCCTGACATCAG GGAGGAGCACATCCAGGCATTGCTGGCGGTGCGTGGTGATGCTAGCAGGGAAATGCGCCAGATGATTATTGGGACTCTCAGTGAGAACAAAGTATCCTATTCTGGTGTCACACAGCCCATCTTCAAAGACATCACCGTGCCCACCATCACCATGACGACCATGACTACCATGACCTCCATGGCAACTGCAAAGCTGCTCAAATAA
- the gad3 gene encoding glutamate decarboxylase 1 produces the protein MSDKQQADSAAVRERQQTPDDFSSISSKDLLPASGGEEMTRGFLQELVNILLDYICKSSQRSSKVLDFHHPHQLKEGLEGFSLDLPEQPETLEQILVDCRDTLKYGVNTGHPRFFNQLSSGLDVIGVAGEWLTSTANTNMFTYEVSPVFILMEEVLLRKMQSIVGWSDDKGDGIFCPGGTISNLYSILVARYHFYPEVKTRGMRHLPQLALFTSEHSHYSVKKSAAVLGMGSENVVMVKCDERGKMIPAELESSIVAAKEKGLIPFYVNATAGTTVYGAFDPLNAIADICYKHTLWMHVDAAWGGGLLMSDRHRMKLQGIERAWSVTWNPHKMMGIPLQCSAILVKKRGLLQECNELGAEYLFQTDKPYDVSYDTGDKSIQCGRHVDVFKLWLMWKAKGSEGFGSQVNKCLENAEYLYDQLQRRADFELVFKNKPEHSNVCFWYIPPSLRTLPPGPDRDTRLHLVAPRIKSRMMETGSVLIGYQPLEAKVNFFRCVFSNPATQQEDVDFLLEEISRLGNDL, from the exons ATGAGTGACAAACAGCAGGCGGACTCAGCAGCAGTCAGAGAAAGACAACAGACACCTGATGACTTCAGCAGTATCTCCAGCAAAG acCTGCTCCCAGCTTCAGGAGGTGAGGAGATGACCAGGGGGTTTTTGCAGGAGCTGGTTAACATCTTGTTGGATTACATCTGCAAGTCAAGTCAGAGGAGTTCCAAG GTTCTGGATTTCCACCATCCTCACCAGCTCAAGGAGGGACTGGAGGGTTTCAGTCTGGACCTGCCTGAACAACCTGAAACTCTGGAGCAAATACTGGTGGACTGTAGAGATACACTCAAGTATGGTGTCAATACag GCCATCCCCGTTTCTTCAATCAGCTATCCTCAGGTCTGGATGTGATTGGCGTAGCTGGTGAGTGGCTGACCTCTACAGCCAACACTAACAT GTTTACATATGAGGTGTCTCCTGTCTTCATCCTCATGGAGGAGGTTCTACTGAGGAAGATGCAAAGCATTGTGGGATGGTCTGATGATAAGGGAGATGGAATCTTCTGTCCAG GAGGTACAATATCCAACCTGTACAGCATCCTGGTAGCCAGATATCACTTCTACCCAGAGGTGAAGACCAGAGGGATGAGACATCTGCCGCAGCTGGCCCTCTTCACTTCAGAACAT AGTCACTATTCAGTAAAGAAATCTGCTGCAGTGCTGGGGATGGGCAGTGAGAATGTGGTCATGGTGAAATGTGATGAAAG GGGTAAAATGATTCCTGCTGAGCTTGAGTCTTCCATTGTTGCAGCTAAGGAAAAG GGTTTGATTCCATTCTATGTGAATGCGACAGCAGGCACCACAGTGTACGGAGCCTTTGACCCTCTCAATGCCATCGCAGACATctgttataaacacacactgtggatGCATGTTGAT GCAGCTTGGGGTGGAGGCCTGCTGAtgtcagacagacacagaatgAAACTACAGGGCATTGAACG AGCTTGGTCTGTAACATGGAATCCTCACAAGATGATGGGCATACCTCTGCAGTGCTCTGCCATACTGGTCAAGAAGAGA gGTCTCTTACAGGAGTGTAATGAGTTAGGGGCCGAGTACCTTTTCCAGACAGACAAACCCTATGATGTGAGCTACGATACTGGAGATAAAAGCATCCAGTGTGGCCGACATGTCGATGTCTTCAAACTCTGGCTGATGTGGAAAGCAAAG gGCTCGGAGGGCTTTGGATCTCAGGTCAACAAATGCTTGGAGAATGCTGAGTATCTGTATGATCAACTGCAGAGGAGGGCAGACTTTGAACTTgtcttcaaaaacaaa CCGGAGCACAGCAACGTGTGTTTCTGGTACATTCCTCCCAGTCTGAGAACCCTGCCACCTGGACCTGATAGAGACACAAGACTCCATTTG GTGGCCCCTCGGATCAAAAGCAGGATGATGGAGACaggctctgttctgattggctatCAGCCTTTAGAAGCTAAAGTCAATTTCTTCAGGTGTGTGTTCTCCAACCCTGCTACACAGCAAGAGGACGTCGACTTTCTGCTGGAGGAGATTTCCCGGCTGGGCAATGACCTATGa